The following proteins are encoded in a genomic region of Maribacter hydrothermalis:
- a CDS encoding SusD/RagB family nutrient-binding outer membrane lipoprotein, protein MKKLICLFMMALVVGACDDGFEDLNVNPTKPSQIAAGNKLTAVLKFVSSERYDNWRAQLIYQSTMMQHLSTTAGYWSGDKYTWNRGYASSLLDRYYENAIKNVEDLKFQLDNEEAPEEMKAIVRIVRVFAFSRLTDLYGDVPYSEAGKAVIEGVFLPKYDTQSEIYADMLKELEESAAALGNGTSGFGTADVIYQGDQAKWKKLANSLMLRLGLRLIKVDPTASQAWVTKAIAGGVMTSNEDIFYLQHDSNNRNGISEAFDADGNPRMSKTFIDFLQDGNDPRLPILAARRSDGSTAPADLIGFPNGLDSAMLLAETGEENTDNYAEPNRAILAGFDAPMIFQTYAEVEFMLAEANVRWGLAGDAETHYNNGVTAAMKQLSLFSDDAIIEDDAIATYLTNNPYDATNAIEQINTQYWAATFLNEYETFSNWRRIGFPVLTPTNYPGNETGGTIPRRLTYSQNEASVNAANYEAAVASQGPDVLTTRVWWDVQ, encoded by the coding sequence ATGAAAAAATTAATTTGTTTATTTATGATGGCGCTAGTTGTCGGCGCTTGTGATGACGGATTTGAGGATTTAAACGTAAATCCAACAAAACCTTCACAGATTGCAGCAGGCAACAAATTAACTGCTGTATTAAAATTTGTATCTAGCGAACGATATGATAATTGGAGAGCACAATTGATCTATCAATCAACAATGATGCAACATTTATCAACTACTGCAGGATATTGGAGTGGCGATAAATATACTTGGAATAGAGGTTATGCATCTTCTTTATTAGATCGTTACTATGAAAATGCAATTAAGAATGTTGAAGACTTAAAATTTCAATTAGATAACGAAGAGGCTCCAGAAGAAATGAAGGCCATAGTAAGAATTGTACGGGTTTTTGCTTTTTCAAGACTTACTGATTTATATGGTGATGTTCCTTATAGCGAAGCTGGTAAGGCTGTTATAGAAGGCGTTTTTCTTCCAAAGTATGATACGCAAAGCGAAATTTATGCAGACATGCTTAAAGAATTAGAAGAATCTGCAGCCGCTCTAGGTAATGGAACATCTGGTTTTGGAACTGCCGATGTTATCTATCAAGGTGACCAAGCTAAATGGAAAAAATTGGCTAACTCTTTAATGCTCCGTTTAGGACTTAGATTAATAAAAGTTGATCCAACAGCTTCTCAGGCATGGGTAACTAAGGCAATAGCAGGCGGAGTTATGACTTCCAACGAAGATATCTTTTATCTTCAACACGACTCTAATAATAGAAATGGCATATCCGAAGCATTTGATGCTGATGGCAATCCAAGGATGAGCAAGACTTTTATAGACTTTTTACAAGACGGAAATGACCCAAGACTTCCAATACTTGCTGCAAGAAGATCAGATGGTAGTACAGCACCAGCAGATCTAATAGGTTTCCCTAACGGTTTAGATAGTGCTATGTTGTTAGCAGAAACCGGAGAAGAAAATACAGACAATTATGCTGAACCAAATAGAGCAATTCTTGCAGGTTTTGATGCTCCAATGATTTTCCAAACTTACGCAGAAGTAGAATTTATGCTTGCCGAAGCAAATGTACGTTGGGGATTAGCGGGTGATGCCGAAACACATTATAACAACGGTGTAACCGCCGCAATGAAGCAACTGTCTCTTTTTAGCGATGATGCAATTATTGAGGATGATGCAATTGCAACATACTTAACTAATAATCCGTATGATGCTACAAATGCAATTGAACAAATAAACACCCAATATTGGGCAGCTACATTCTTAAACGAATATGAAACGTTCTCTAATTGGAGAAGAATAGGGTTTCCTGTTTTAACCCCTACAAATTACCCAGGTAATGAAACTGGAGGCACTATTCCAAGAAGACTGACCTATTCTCAGAACGAGGCCAGTGTTAACGCCGCAAATTATGAAGCTGCGGTAGCTTCACAAGGTCCAGATGTACTTACCACAAGAGTTTGGTGGGATGTACAATAA
- a CDS encoding SusC/RagA family TonB-linked outer membrane protein, which translates to MNKKFLSFLTFALLLFFQAAIGQNKNVSGVVTDDTGSPLPGVNVVEKGTSNGTSTDFDGNYVISVDANATLVFSSLGYATKEVGVNGRSTINTSIEEDASELDEVVVTALGIRKETKALGYSLTEVDSEEIATIKTPNAINSLQGKIAGVNISQNATGAAGSSRVVIRGSSSLSGENQPLYVVDGIPINNGNNGSAGMWGGSDGGDGISSINPDDIESISVLKGGAASALYGSRAAGGVIIVTTKSGKGQKGFGVEVSSSVTFDKVDSSLQDFQTEYGQGLLGARPTTQEGALEAGTSSWGERFDGANSIQYDGVSRPYSYAGSNIDKFYRTGTTLINTVALTSATDNLTYRLSASDLNNQDVMPNAGLNRKSFSFNSSAILAEKLTSTINAKYIIEKVENRPRLSDAPGNANFTVALLPGNFDVLTLQPSTNPDGSERQYSNNTFSQNPYFAAYNFRNEDQRNRIIASTTLRYDFNDWLSLTGRMGIDNDVIRRTSVEPFGTAYKPLGSIEEQERRTNQVDADLILAADKDITDKFAISALVGVNSNHLKSENLFLGGDDFIVPGLEDIGNTVRINRRREYSERKIGSVYGSLELSYDRWAYVTFTGRNDWFSTLSFPGKTSPNDDFYPSVNGSLILSDALNMPSFISFLKLRGGYSEVAGGAQNPYELALTYEIFGNPLNGQPTGRISGSTVPNANLVAFSKSETEIGLDLRMFKNRLSFDIAYYTNETTKDIVDVATSTYSGYNGAKANLGKVSNKGVEFLVSGSPVRTANFNWNVTLNGAYNEGLVEATDEVGSDVNLDEPRSQNVRITHIVGERYGTIVGVSYDRDENGVIRYDIDDQGVPRAVEGERKILGEGVPPLTLGFSNSFTYKNFNLNFLIDGKFGGQVFSGTNTTIYGNGLHKNTLEGRETGLTVSGIDAATDQPFTTTIAPENLQTYWGEINDIAEEFVEDSDYIKFRQLSLGYSLPEKLLKDVFLTNVNVSFIASNLFYISRSIDNIDPESAYNVGNSQGLEYFGVPTSRNYGMTINLKF; encoded by the coding sequence ATGAACAAAAAATTCTTAAGTTTTTTGACTTTTGCATTGCTTTTATTTTTTCAAGCCGCAATAGGTCAAAATAAAAACGTATCAGGTGTTGTCACAGACGATACAGGGTCACCTTTGCCGGGTGTAAACGTTGTTGAAAAAGGCACATCGAACGGTACATCGACCGACTTTGATGGAAATTATGTAATCAGTGTAGATGCTAACGCCACTTTAGTTTTCTCCTCGCTCGGGTATGCAACTAAAGAAGTTGGTGTTAACGGTAGATCTACTATAAATACTTCGATAGAGGAAGATGCTAGCGAATTAGATGAGGTTGTAGTAACCGCTTTAGGTATTCGTAAAGAAACGAAAGCGTTAGGTTACTCCTTAACAGAAGTTGACTCGGAAGAAATCGCAACTATTAAAACACCAAATGCAATTAACTCTTTACAGGGGAAAATAGCTGGTGTAAACATTTCTCAGAATGCCACCGGAGCCGCAGGTTCTAGTAGAGTTGTAATTCGTGGGTCCAGTTCATTATCCGGCGAAAACCAACCGCTTTATGTTGTAGATGGTATTCCTATAAACAATGGCAATAATGGTTCTGCTGGTATGTGGGGTGGATCAGATGGTGGAGACGGTATTTCCAGTATAAATCCAGATGATATTGAATCTATATCAGTACTTAAGGGTGGTGCTGCATCTGCGCTGTACGGTTCTCGTGCTGCAGGCGGTGTTATTATCGTTACTACAAAAAGCGGTAAAGGACAAAAAGGTTTTGGAGTAGAGGTAAGTAGCTCTGTTACTTTTGACAAAGTAGATTCATCTTTACAAGATTTTCAAACAGAATATGGCCAAGGTTTATTAGGAGCTAGACCTACTACGCAAGAAGGTGCCTTAGAAGCAGGAACTTCATCGTGGGGAGAACGTTTTGACGGCGCAAATTCTATACAATATGATGGTGTTTCCAGACCATATTCATATGCAGGTAGCAATATTGACAAGTTCTATAGAACAGGAACTACCTTAATTAATACTGTTGCTTTAACCAGTGCTACTGATAATTTAACTTATAGATTATCTGCATCTGATTTAAACAACCAAGATGTAATGCCGAATGCTGGCTTAAACAGAAAATCATTTTCGTTCAATAGCTCAGCTATCTTGGCAGAGAAATTGACCAGTACCATTAATGCTAAGTATATCATAGAAAAAGTTGAAAATAGACCTCGTTTGTCCGATGCACCAGGTAATGCAAACTTTACCGTTGCTTTATTACCAGGTAATTTTGATGTTCTTACATTACAACCATCAACTAATCCTGATGGTTCTGAAAGACAGTACTCTAATAATACATTCTCGCAAAACCCATATTTTGCAGCTTATAATTTTAGAAACGAAGACCAAAGAAATAGAATTATAGCATCTACAACATTAAGATACGATTTTAATGACTGGCTTTCTTTAACCGGTCGTATGGGTATAGATAATGATGTTATAAGAAGAACAAGTGTTGAGCCTTTTGGCACCGCATATAAACCTTTAGGAAGTATAGAGGAACAAGAAAGAAGAACAAATCAAGTAGACGCCGATCTTATTTTAGCTGCTGATAAAGATATTACCGACAAGTTTGCAATATCGGCTTTAGTAGGGGTTAACTCTAACCACCTTAAATCTGAAAATCTTTTTCTTGGTGGTGACGATTTTATTGTACCAGGCTTAGAGGACATAGGAAACACGGTAAGAATTAATAGAAGAAGAGAATACAGTGAGCGTAAAATTGGTTCTGTTTATGGATCTTTAGAACTTTCTTACGATCGTTGGGCCTATGTTACTTTTACTGGAAGAAATGACTGGTTCTCAACATTGTCTTTCCCAGGTAAAACTTCTCCAAATGATGACTTCTACCCTTCTGTAAATGGTAGTTTAATTTTATCAGATGCGTTGAACATGCCTTCTTTTATAAGCTTCTTAAAACTAAGAGGTGGTTATTCAGAAGTTGCAGGTGGAGCTCAAAACCCATATGAATTAGCTTTAACCTATGAAATCTTTGGAAATCCGCTAAATGGACAACCAACAGGTAGAATAAGTGGAAGTACCGTTCCAAATGCAAATTTAGTTGCCTTTAGTAAAAGTGAAACTGAAATAGGATTGGATTTAAGAATGTTTAAGAATAGACTTTCTTTTGACATTGCTTATTATACGAATGAAACCACTAAAGACATCGTAGATGTTGCAACTTCAACTTATTCAGGATATAATGGAGCTAAGGCAAATCTTGGAAAAGTATCTAACAAAGGTGTTGAATTTTTAGTAAGTGGATCACCAGTTAGAACAGCTAATTTTAATTGGAATGTAACTTTAAATGGGGCTTACAATGAAGGTCTTGTAGAAGCAACCGATGAAGTTGGATCAGATGTAAATTTAGATGAGCCAAGATCCCAAAATGTAAGAATTACTCATATAGTTGGTGAAAGATATGGTACTATTGTCGGTGTTTCTTATGATAGGGATGAAAACGGCGTAATTAGATATGATATCGATGATCAAGGAGTTCCTAGAGCTGTTGAAGGCGAACGTAAAATATTAGGTGAAGGCGTACCTCCTTTAACTTTAGGTTTCTCTAATTCATTTACCTATAAAAATTTCAATCTTAACTTTTTAATTGATGGTAAATTTGGAGGACAAGTATTCTCAGGTACAAATACAACCATTTATGGAAATGGACTTCATAAGAATACATTAGAAGGTAGAGAAACTGGCTTAACAGTTTCTGGAATTGACGCAGCAACTGATCAACCGTTCACTACTACAATAGCTCCTGAGAATTTACAAACCTATTGGGGAGAAATAAATGATATTGCAGAAGAATTCGTAGAAGATTCTGATTACATTAAGTTTAGACAATTAAGCTTAGGGTATTCATTACCTGAAAAATTATTAAAAGATGTTTTCTTAACGAATGTAAATGTATCATTCATTGCTTCTAACTTGTTTTATATATCTAGAAGTATAGATAATATAGATCCTGAAAGCGCGTATAACGTAGGAAACTCTCAAGGATTGGAATACTTTGGTGTACCAACTTCAAGAAATTATGGTATGACTATCAACTTAAAGTTTTAA
- a CDS encoding family 10 glycosylhydrolase: MENSKLTMMTNNSLLKFLAISTILLATSCELKKEPTPPNSLAINTKTVEKNFKLWTWITAEKERTNESFDEEFKKYSDNGINAILINTYGDPTLLTRLVPIAKKYNLEVHAWMFTMNRPGDKIAEQHPEWYAVSRDGKSCFDEPPYVGYYKWLCPTRKESREHVLSLIEGLAKVEGVTSFHLDYIRYSDIFLPIGLLPKYDLKQEVELPRYDFCYCDVCTAEFEKEHHKNPKDFSNPAIDMEWKNFRLNKVKAIVDEAYKITHDNGKLLTAAVFPYPEMADHMVRQRWDKWNVDAVLPMIYNVFYNEEIDWIGYATKQGVEDLKGKNTELHTGIYVPEMTAIELKEAIKQAKTNGAKGVSFFDGPAITTEQWQTIRDSQND, translated from the coding sequence ATGGAAAATTCGAAACTTACGATGATGACAAACAATAGCTTATTAAAATTTCTAGCCATATCCACTATTTTACTCGCTACTTCTTGCGAATTAAAAAAAGAACCTACTCCTCCTAATTCCCTGGCAATAAATACTAAAACTGTCGAAAAAAACTTTAAACTTTGGACATGGATCACCGCCGAAAAAGAAAGAACTAATGAATCTTTCGATGAAGAGTTTAAAAAATACAGCGACAATGGCATCAATGCTATATTAATAAATACTTACGGCGACCCAACATTATTGACAAGGTTAGTCCCTATTGCAAAAAAATATAATCTTGAGGTACACGCCTGGATGTTTACCATGAATAGACCTGGGGACAAAATTGCCGAGCAACACCCAGAATGGTACGCAGTAAGTAGAGATGGCAAGTCCTGTTTTGACGAACCGCCGTATGTAGGTTATTACAAATGGTTGTGCCCTACTCGTAAAGAATCGAGAGAACACGTACTTAGCTTAATAGAAGGCCTTGCCAAGGTTGAAGGAGTTACCAGTTTTCATTTAGATTATATTAGATATTCTGACATTTTTTTACCTATTGGCCTACTACCAAAATATGATTTAAAGCAAGAAGTAGAACTCCCACGTTATGACTTCTGTTATTGTGATGTTTGCACGGCTGAATTTGAAAAAGAACACCACAAAAACCCTAAAGATTTCAGTAATCCTGCAATAGATATGGAATGGAAGAATTTTAGGTTAAATAAGGTAAAAGCTATAGTAGACGAAGCGTATAAAATTACCCATGACAATGGTAAATTATTAACTGCAGCAGTATTTCCCTATCCAGAAATGGCGGATCATATGGTTCGTCAACGATGGGATAAATGGAATGTTGATGCGGTTTTACCAATGATTTATAATGTATTCTATAACGAAGAAATAGATTGGATCGGGTATGCTACCAAACAAGGGGTTGAAGATTTAAAAGGTAAAAATACAGAATTGCATACTGGTATTTACGTCCCAGAAATGACAGCTATTGAATTAAAAGAAGCTATTAAACAAGCTAAAACCAATGGTGCAAAAGGGGTTTCTTTCTTTGACGGACCAGCGATAACCACTGAGCAATGGCAGACAATTAGAGACTCACAAAACGACTAA
- a CDS encoding carbohydrate-binding family 9-like protein encodes MLKFEYQSIELKRTVASLLFVLYFGGTALIGQNIPLTYSAHKTSENILIDGKMDEKSWQKAKWTSNFIDIEGTKTPTYKTNVKMIWDESYLYFFSEIKEPHVWATLKQKDTIIFYNNDFEIFIDPDGDTHNYYELELNALNTVWDLFLSKPYRNNGYILDGWDFKGLKSAIHINGTLNNPTDIDEGWSVEIAIPWSFTTEPGGRTKVPENDFWRINFSRVNWSFNLENGKYSRKKDATGKFLHENNWVWSPQGVINMHEPEHWGYVYFATDTDLKQKDFIIPEDEHIKWYLYKLYRDLKNGKIGDKAWTSTNGQLQTEPKLILNKVVTAVLEKFNFGFNIWVKSPFTNKKLVVHNDGKFETYDDDKQ; translated from the coding sequence ATGTTAAAATTTGAATATCAATCAATCGAATTAAAAAGGACGGTTGCTTCTTTATTGTTCGTACTTTATTTTGGAGGAACAGCCCTCATAGGTCAAAATATACCCTTAACATATAGTGCACACAAAACATCTGAAAACATCTTAATAGATGGGAAAATGGATGAAAAGTCTTGGCAAAAGGCAAAATGGACTTCAAATTTTATAGATATTGAAGGAACCAAAACACCAACGTATAAGACCAACGTAAAAATGATTTGGGATGAAAGTTATCTATACTTTTTTTCAGAAATAAAAGAGCCACATGTATGGGCTACCTTAAAGCAAAAGGATACTATTATTTTTTACAACAACGATTTTGAAATTTTTATTGATCCTGATGGTGACACACATAATTATTACGAACTTGAATTAAATGCCTTGAATACGGTTTGGGATTTATTTTTATCTAAACCCTATAGAAATAATGGATATATTTTAGATGGCTGGGATTTTAAAGGTTTGAAATCTGCTATTCATATTAATGGCACTTTAAATAACCCTACAGATATTGATGAAGGCTGGTCTGTTGAAATTGCCATACCTTGGTCTTTTACTACTGAACCTGGCGGAAGAACAAAAGTCCCTGAAAATGATTTTTGGAGAATAAATTTCTCTAGGGTTAATTGGTCATTTAATTTAGAGAATGGAAAATATAGCAGAAAAAAAGATGCCACTGGTAAATTCCTTCACGAGAATAATTGGGTGTGGTCTCCGCAGGGAGTCATTAATATGCATGAACCTGAACATTGGGGATACGTATATTTTGCTACTGATACAGATTTAAAACAAAAAGATTTTATCATTCCGGAAGATGAACATATTAAATGGTATTTGTACAAACTTTATAGAGATTTAAAGAATGGTAAAATTGGAGACAAAGCCTGGACAAGTACTAATGGACAATTGCAAACAGAGCCCAAACTGATACTAAATAAAGTAGTCACAGCTGTTTTAGAAAAATTTAATTTTGGGTTTAACATTTGGGTAAAAAGTCCGTTTACCAACAAAAAACTTGTAGTACATAACGATGGAAAATTCGAAACTTACGATGATGACAAACAATAG
- a CDS encoding sensor histidine kinase, with the protein MNINILKFLRRPKFLGDSDIKPLHHVLFWSIYFLINTFRWSSIHNDFLLSLRTNLIGFPIHMFLAYLNAYYLMPKFIYTKKYFQYTIYILLALFGMLLLKFNLTYYLVSTDVMPEGPEEINSLTIGYAVQTMIGEVYVISFFTAIKLTIDWLRESSKLHDLEKRQLKTELRFLRSQVSPHFFFNTLNNIYSLTLEKSDQAPEVILKLSELMRYLLYATKKQRQDLTSEINCIRNYIDLERIRFDDSLRIDMNISGDLDNCKIAPMLLIPLVENCFKHGASKNIGEMKIVIEVLVTNGFMNFRVSNTIPNANKEFKYPVNSGGIGLSNVKKRLELGYAKNDYELSIYEENKMFNVILNLKVV; encoded by the coding sequence ATGAATATTAATATATTGAAGTTTTTACGCAGACCAAAGTTTTTAGGAGATAGTGATATAAAACCTTTGCATCATGTATTGTTTTGGTCTATTTATTTTTTAATCAATACTTTTCGCTGGAGTAGTATTCATAATGACTTTTTACTTTCTCTAAGAACTAATTTAATAGGTTTTCCAATACATATGTTTTTGGCATATTTAAATGCGTATTATTTAATGCCAAAATTTATTTATACCAAAAAATATTTTCAATATACTATTTATATACTTCTTGCCTTATTTGGAATGTTGTTGCTGAAATTCAATTTAACGTATTATTTGGTAAGTACAGATGTAATGCCAGAAGGTCCTGAGGAGATTAATTCACTGACAATTGGTTATGCAGTGCAAACCATGATAGGGGAGGTTTATGTAATTTCCTTTTTTACGGCTATTAAACTAACGATTGATTGGTTACGCGAAAGCAGTAAATTGCACGATTTAGAAAAAAGACAATTAAAGACCGAATTGCGTTTTTTAAGATCACAGGTGTCGCCGCATTTTTTTTTTAATACGTTAAATAACATATATTCTCTCACCTTAGAAAAGTCTGATCAGGCACCCGAAGTTATTCTTAAGCTGTCCGAGCTAATGAGATATTTGCTTTATGCTACTAAAAAACAGCGACAAGATTTAACTAGTGAAATAAATTGTATTAGAAATTATATAGATTTGGAGCGAATTAGATTTGATGATAGCCTAAGAATAGATATGAATATTTCAGGAGATCTTGATAATTGTAAAATAGCTCCCATGCTTTTAATCCCATTAGTAGAAAACTGTTTTAAACATGGAGCTAGTAAAAATATTGGCGAAATGAAAATCGTCATCGAAGTATTGGTGACTAACGGATTTATGAATTTTAGAGTTTCCAATACAATACCTAATGCAAATAAAGAATTTAAATACCCTGTAAATTCAGGAGGTATAGGATTATCAAATGTTAAAAAACGTTTAGAGCTTGGTTATGCAAAAAACGATTATGAATTATCAATATACGAGGAGAACAAAATGTTCAATGTTATTTTAAATCTTAAAGTAGTATGA